From the genome of Lotus japonicus ecotype B-129 chromosome 6, LjGifu_v1.2, one region includes:
- the LOC130726755 gene encoding 7-hydroxymethyl chlorophyll a reductase, chloroplastic isoform X2, with translation MSSFVAKFSSPLPISLSIRSSSSQDDANLRQDWRKRSKAIPPGGTYPAKDHCSHCGLCDTYYVAHVKNACAFLGDGMSRIERLEPVVHGRGRKTDTLDETYLGVHEELLYARKLKPVEGAQWTGIVTTIAIEMLKSGMVEAVICVQSDPDDRFAPRPVLARTPEEVLAAKGVKPTLSPNLNTLALVEAAGVKRLLFCGVGCQVQALRSVEHHLNLEKLYVLGTNCVDNGTREGLDKFLKAASHSPETVLHYEFMQDYQVQLKHLDGHIEEVPYFCLPANDLVDVIAPSCYSCFDYTNALADLVVGYMGVPKYSGISMTQHPQYVTVRNERGREMLSLVKNLLDITPTTSAGDRRPYVMETVKADDNAKFGRGPAQPAPRFIGNLIAFILNLIGPKGLEFARYSLDYHTIRNYLYVNRKWGKERADKHIPTYAKKLVDLYNQNGQIEKMLSDK, from the exons ATGTCTTCCTTCGTTGCTAAGTTCTCTTCTCCACTACCCATTTCCCTCTCCATTCGTTCTTCTTCATCCCAAGATG ATGCCAATTTGAGACAGGACTGGAGGAAAAGGTCCAAGGCTATCCCACCAGGTGGAACCTACCCTGCAAAAGATCACTGCAG TCATTGCGGGTTGTGTGATACATATTATGTAGCCCATGTAAAGAATGCATGTGCTTTTTTGGGAGATGGAATGTCTAGGATTGAA AGATTGGAACCTGTTGTTCATGGTAGAGGGAGGAAAACTGATACCTTAGATGAGACCTACTTAGGCGTCCATGAGGAACTGCTGTATGCTCGGAAACTTAAGCCTGTGGAAG GAGCTCAGTGGACTGGTATAGTAACAACCATTGCAATAGAAATGCTCAAATCAGGCATGGTTGAAGCTGTCATTTGTGTACAAAG TGATCCTGATGACAGATTCGCTCCTAGACCTGTTTTAGCAAG GACACCTGAAGAAGTGTTGGCTGCTAAAGGTGTCAAGCCAACATTATCTCCTAACCTCAATACTCTCGCTCTTGTTGAG GCAGCAGGCGTCAAGCGTCTGCTTTTCTGTGGTGTAGGTTGCCAGGTGCAAG CATTAAGATCTGTGGAGCACCACTTGAATTTGGAAAAGCTCTATGTTTTAGGCACAAATTGTG TGGACAACGGAACTAGGGAAGGTCTGGATAAGTTTCTAAAGGCTGCAAGTCATTCCCCAGAAACAGTTCTCCATTATGAGTTTATGCAAGATTACCAG GTTCAGTTGAAGCATTTGGATGGTCATATTGAGGAG GTTCCTTATTTCTGTCTGCCAGCTAATGATTTGGTTGATGTTATTGCCCCATCTTGCTACAG CTGTTTTGACTATACAAATGCTTTAGCA gACTTAGTGGTTGGATATATGGGTGTGCCAAAGTATTCTGGTATCAGCATGACACAACACCCACAGTATGTTACAGTCAG GAATGAACGCGGAAGAGAGATGTTGAGTCTTGTAAAGAACTTATTGGACATTACTCCAACTACTAGTGCG GGAGATAGGCGACCATATGTGATGGAGACTGTTAAGGCTGATGATAATGCTAAGTTTG GAAGAGGTCCTGCACAGCCTGCCCCAAGATTTATTGGAAACTTGATAGCTTTCATACTAAACTTG ATTGGTCCAAAGGGACTTGAATTTGCGCGTTATTCACTTGATTATCACACCATTCGCAACTATCTGTACGTAAATCGTAAGTGGGGAAAGGAAAG GGCTGATAAGCACATTCCTACGTATGCGAAGAAACTTGTGGATCTGTACAACCAAAATGGTCAAATTGAGAAGATGCTCTCTGACAAGTAA
- the LOC130726755 gene encoding 7-hydroxymethyl chlorophyll a reductase, chloroplastic isoform X1, which translates to MSSFVAKFSSPLPISLSIRSSSSQDDANLRQDWRKRSKAIPPGGTYPAKDHCSHCGLCDTYYVAHVKNACAFLGDGMSRIERLEPVVHGRGRKTDTLDETYLGVHEELLYARKLKPVEGAQWTGIVTTIAIEMLKSGMVEAVICVQSDPDDRFAPRPVLARTPEEVLAAKGVKPTLSPNLNTLALVEAAGVKRLLFCGVGCQVQALRSVEHHLNLEKLYVLGTNCVDNGTREGLDKFLKAASHSPETVLHYEFMQDYQVQLKHLDGHIEEVPYFCLPANDLVDVIAPSCYSCFDYTNALADLVVGYMGVPKYSGISMTQHPQYVTVRNERGREMLSLVKNLLDITPTTSAGDRRPYVMETVKADDNAKFGRGPAQPAPRFIGNLIAFILNLIGPKGLEFARYSLDYHTIRNYLYVNRLISTFLRMRRNLWICTTKMVKLRRCSLTSNSERLYV; encoded by the exons ATGTCTTCCTTCGTTGCTAAGTTCTCTTCTCCACTACCCATTTCCCTCTCCATTCGTTCTTCTTCATCCCAAGATG ATGCCAATTTGAGACAGGACTGGAGGAAAAGGTCCAAGGCTATCCCACCAGGTGGAACCTACCCTGCAAAAGATCACTGCAG TCATTGCGGGTTGTGTGATACATATTATGTAGCCCATGTAAAGAATGCATGTGCTTTTTTGGGAGATGGAATGTCTAGGATTGAA AGATTGGAACCTGTTGTTCATGGTAGAGGGAGGAAAACTGATACCTTAGATGAGACCTACTTAGGCGTCCATGAGGAACTGCTGTATGCTCGGAAACTTAAGCCTGTGGAAG GAGCTCAGTGGACTGGTATAGTAACAACCATTGCAATAGAAATGCTCAAATCAGGCATGGTTGAAGCTGTCATTTGTGTACAAAG TGATCCTGATGACAGATTCGCTCCTAGACCTGTTTTAGCAAG GACACCTGAAGAAGTGTTGGCTGCTAAAGGTGTCAAGCCAACATTATCTCCTAACCTCAATACTCTCGCTCTTGTTGAG GCAGCAGGCGTCAAGCGTCTGCTTTTCTGTGGTGTAGGTTGCCAGGTGCAAG CATTAAGATCTGTGGAGCACCACTTGAATTTGGAAAAGCTCTATGTTTTAGGCACAAATTGTG TGGACAACGGAACTAGGGAAGGTCTGGATAAGTTTCTAAAGGCTGCAAGTCATTCCCCAGAAACAGTTCTCCATTATGAGTTTATGCAAGATTACCAG GTTCAGTTGAAGCATTTGGATGGTCATATTGAGGAG GTTCCTTATTTCTGTCTGCCAGCTAATGATTTGGTTGATGTTATTGCCCCATCTTGCTACAG CTGTTTTGACTATACAAATGCTTTAGCA gACTTAGTGGTTGGATATATGGGTGTGCCAAAGTATTCTGGTATCAGCATGACACAACACCCACAGTATGTTACAGTCAG GAATGAACGCGGAAGAGAGATGTTGAGTCTTGTAAAGAACTTATTGGACATTACTCCAACTACTAGTGCG GGAGATAGGCGACCATATGTGATGGAGACTGTTAAGGCTGATGATAATGCTAAGTTTG GAAGAGGTCCTGCACAGCCTGCCCCAAGATTTATTGGAAACTTGATAGCTTTCATACTAAACTTG ATTGGTCCAAAGGGACTTGAATTTGCGCGTTATTCACTTGATTATCACACCATTCGCAACTATCTGTACGTAAATC GGCTGATAAGCACATTCCTACGTATGCGAAGAAACTTGTGGATCTGTACAACCAAAATGGTCAAATTGAGAAGATGCTCTCTGACAAGTAATTCTGAAAGATTATATGTATGA